Proteins encoded together in one Drosophila albomicans strain 15112-1751.03 chromosome 2R, ASM965048v2, whole genome shotgun sequence window:
- the LOC117575552 gene encoding E3 ubiquitin-protein ligase TRIP12 isoform X2, whose amino-acid sequence MAESVKSQTLSALTEGQHDGSTITSNSQRQYTTNNNNNNSNHKSSKKRNSTPANSTLTISSSVVAASALRSRSKGRNLAQTSTPTTTTTITTPARTNKNNNNKKSASQELSRCSTAATFGGSVTSSRLSESLTTSNNINDTSLSPGSRKRQHQHYNSGRHYSHNQSAPGGDQYVELNSPLKKRRVQKPPTSVSEATSGELSRLSTGAGATPRATSLESTPRLASGGDCVAQRTRSKTHTPEELPSTSSAARLAANNNNTRRTSGTCNHVIGVTPQRGAAARAASGGAARNSSSNSGSNLLNYYRKTRKVSHTRAKPSASEQQQLEDSIQKSSANDRESSSARLQASGSAVIAAAAAIDAAVSGERHQGINSNSNVALKRLSKKGGSSNNNKYTKYRKSRRNHQQQVLTRIDTTLNKITSDDEDHINEYGRLEVEQHPLPTSSEAEETNKIDSGEVDDDEDDVGGFDGGASATSVGFEAAIVSTSDAEEDEQDPDQNQEQDDDDQEEEVEPEEEEVGFYEIVNSADSSYEEDAQIVAEEDELSEEEDVDEEDDDDLEEDFDEEEDLSEGEFAEHIIGELGGPQQSRPAPPPIIYQQPRYAAATFVPPPTQQQQHTVYAQQQQQQHSSLRRSSRSKTGSCVSSAAAAQQQQQQQQQHHLQQQHQLAAVVAPGTAAAASLQQQQGPTNQYQYHQQLGGNTVVVAVRQQQQQHHQQAALQQQHQQLHQQALQQQQQQRATIVQPGFLFSYRSSHNQPQQQQSQQQATPKATHSSASDALTYSLMAQQQQQTPNGPPHAGGQQLTSGSNSANLSIVAAALSAARDSAVNVNISSAVGATSSSTASGGSSSNSNQSASASGGSNVTTTSSTQLAAAAAQQTAAAAATGAAAVNAAAAAAAAADTESDDSEVGRLQALLEARGLPPHLFGALGPRMTHILHRTIGNSSTSKANQLLQGLQSHDESQQLQAAIEMCQMLVMGNEDTLAGFPVKQVVPALIQLLRMEHNFDIMNNACRALAYMLEALPRSAGTVVEAVPVFLEKLQVIQCMDVAEQSLTALEILSRRHNKAILQANGISACLTYLDFFSIVAQRAALSITANCCQNMHSEEFHFVSDSLPQLARLLSQPDKKCVDSVCTAFWRLVESFPHDGKRLQQIASPDLLKNCQQLLVVTPAILNTGTFTNVVRMLSLMCAACPDLAISLLRNDIAATLLYLLTGNAEPAAASATHVELVTRPPLELLELTCLIGELMPRLPLDGIFAVDALLDRPTLNTQDQVQWQWRDDRGAWHNYSTIDSRLIEAAHQSSEDEINLSTLGRTYTVDFHAMQQINEDTGTTRFVQRKLNPNYVAPAAAGQDLSTTGASASTSAAASGSSSNNNNNITSSSANSANSNANQAKRRPSLDARIACLKEERGLAADFIKNIFNVLYEVYSSSAGPNVRYKCLRALLRMVYYATPELLRQVLKYQLVSSHIAGMLGSNDLRIVVGALQMAEILMRQLPDVFGTHFRREGVIYQFTQLTDPSNPICANPSPKPLSTSGSQLATPTTNAGGSQSAPASANSLQVNPFFMDNVTAPSTGSSSASGTPSSSKHQSYSVKSFSHAMNALTASANAVPKQQQSSSASAADGTGYNYSSSAPSSSASAATAAGGAGAGSAPAAYFVAATSATDPRQYLNFQQPAAPLPAAQLELVPTGSGGQQQQQQLSTQVIYNSSQGVASYQQQQQNLIVASTSAAAANNNSGSGSNNCSSSALQHKMTDMLKRKAPPKRKSQSSGRAKSRQEDSAAAVAAASSASSAMHELLSRATSLGSNTGGRNTPSSGSGSGSSNSKSRFSAGNTNNASGSSTKSSFLASLNPARWGRQTAHHHHHQQQQQSSSHHGLTKDNSGSSSSGGACSTSAGLAYAGSQHGGAAGMNAAAVAASISKSISHANLIAAANRERARQWVREQAIDFVKRYTEQEARRSKRDSDSNCGTGTGAGGSGLGSSASAASATTSLASTSVLERLSSILLKLNGSYHDCLDALLELKTILLESDISPFEVNHSGLIKAMLNYMTSESGLVDRDARLRSFMHVFAGLPLEPLLQNVGQLPTIEPLAYGAFVAKLNACVTQLEQFPVKVHDFQAGPGGRSNQSALRFFNTHQLKCNLQRHPQCSNLRQWKGGTVKIDPLAMVQAIERYLVVRGYGGIRADSDDDSEEDMDDNVAAVVMTQSGFKHKLQFLIGEHVLPYNMTVYQAVKQFSPLVNEQHETDNESEMLLGNSSIWVQQHTIYYRPVEEEGIGSGANSSCSSSSNNQVHGQHKASSGSNTSSSSHVATSSCSSSSSAATSSGGKKSHKSSSKFMRKKTELWHEGIAPALLSPLKQFLSSCLPPDVVTVQDASLDALCMLRVIHALNRHWEHLYGCVVRQNIIPQSEFVHPKITAKANRQLQDPLVIMTGNLPQWLPQIGMACPFLFPFETRHLLFYATSFDRDRALQRLLDTTPDLNAAESSERVAPRLDRRKRAISRAELLKQAEHILQDFGNSKALLEIQYENEVGTGLGPTLEFYALVSAELQRTDLGLWNGSDSYRHNSSNIADVVKSSSAMLHIEDASEATSEVATAATTLVSSTTTTTATAHLTRSSSRSNALRNQQQQQHQAEHSSTSAGTNDNALNMIIAQQYSDMAATDGGSTTTANASQVLDQQTTTTTVTTTTPMGTTIATATSMVSYVHTAHGLFPLPLGKSSKLPQMTKAKSKFKFLGKFMAKAVMDSRMLDLPFSLPFYRWLVSEEHSIGLADLLRVAPEVQSTLVRLQDMVRQREDIESDANLNSIEKSEKIEQLDLDGCPIADLGLDFVLPGHANIELCRGGRDTPVTVHNLHKYISLVTYWFLIEGVQKQFEALREGFDSIFPIQRLRMFYPEELECVFCGSGSEQHQRWDLKMLQDSCRTDHGFHQESQAIQYLYEILASYNRDEQRAFLQFVTGSPRLPTGGFKALTPPLTIVRKTLDGNQNPNDYLPSVMTCVNYLKLPDYSNRDVMRQKLKVAANEGSMSFHLS is encoded by the exons CAGCTCCTGGCGGCGATCAATACGTGGAGTTAAACTCGCCGCTCAAGAAGCGTCGTGTTCAAAAACCGCCCACATCAGTTAGTGAAGCAACTAGCGGCGAGTTATCACGACTATCAACCGGAGCTGGTGCCACACCAAGAGCAACATCTTTGGAGAGTACACCACGTCTGGCATCTGGCGGAGATTGTGTCGCTCAACGCACGCGCTCCAAGACTCACACACCCGAGGAACTGCCCAGTACGAGCAGTGCAGCGCGGCTCGCtgccaacaataataacaccAGACGGACAAGTGGAACCTGCAATCACGTCATTGGAGTGACACCACAGCGCGGTGCAGCTGCCCGCGCAGCATCCGGAGGAGCAGCACGCAACAGTAGCTCtaacagcggcagcaatttgttgaattattaTCGCAAGACGCGCAAAGTTAGCCACACTCGTGCCAAGCCATCAGCATctgaacagcaacaactcgaGGATTCCATTCAGAAATCCTCTGCCAACGATCGAGAGAGCAGCAGTGCCCGCTTACAGGCCAGCGGCTCAgctgtgattgctgctgcagcggctaTTGACGCCGCGGTATCTGGTGAACGTCACCAGGgtatcaacagcaacagcaacgttgCTCTCAAGCGGCTGTCCAAGAAGgggggcagcagcaacaacaataagtacACCAAATATCGCAAGAGTCGGCGTAATCATCAGCAGCAAGTGCTCACTAGGATTGACACGACGTTGAATAAGATCACATCTGACGACGAGGATCACATCAACGAATACGGCAGATTGGAAGTCGAGCAGCATCCACTGCCTACGTCCTCAGAAGCTGAGGAAACTAATAAAATAGACAGTGGTGaggtcgacgacgacgaagacgacgtCGGTGGATTTGACGGCGGTGCTTCCGCAACGAGCGTTGGCTTTGAAGCTGCTATAGTTTCCACGTCAGACGCCGAAGAGGACGAGCAAGATCCGGATCAAAACCAGGAGCAGGACGACGACGATCAGGAGGAAGAAGTGGAGCCAGAGGAAGAAGAAGTGGGTTTCTACGAAATAGTTAACTCGGCGGACTCATCGTACGAGGAGGACGCTCAAATAGTTGCCGAAGAGGACGAGTTAAGTGAGGAGGAGGACGTCGACGAAGAGGACGACGACGATCTTGAGGAAGATTtcgacgaagaagaagatcTCTCAGAGGGTGAATTCGCTGAGCATATTATTGGTGAACTTGGTG GGCCGCAACAGTCTCGGCCAGCGCCTCCGCCTATTATCTATCAGCAACCACGTTACGCCGCAGCAACATTTGTGCCGCCaccaacacaacagcaacagcacactGTCtacgcacagcagcagcaacaacaacattcatcCCTGCGACGCAGTTCACGTAGCAAAACGGGTTCCTGTGTGAGTTCCGCAGCAgccgcacagcagcagcaacaacagcagcagcagcatcatctgcagcagcaacatcaactggcagctgttgttgcgcccgggacggctgctgctgccagcctacaacaacaacaggggCCCActaatcaatatcaatatcatcaGCAATTGGGTGGCAAtaccgttgttgttgctgtgcgccagcagcagcagcaacaccatcaACAGGCGgcattgcagcaacagcaccagcaactGCATCAACAAgcgctgcaacagcagcagcaacaacgtgCCACAATTGTTCAGCCCGGTTTTCTGTTTAGCTACCGAAGTAGCCACAaccagccacaacagcaacagtcacagcaACAGGCAACGCCCAAGGCGACACATAGCAGTG CTTCGGATGCATTAACATATAGTTTGAtggcacaacagcaacaacaaactccAAATGGACCGCCGCATGCAGGTGGACAGCAATTGACGTCag GTTCCAATTCAGCAAATCTCAGCATTGTCGCGGCGGCATTGAGCGCCGCACGGGACTCGGCAGTTAACGTGAACATTAGCAGCGCGGTGGGcgcaaccagcagcagcaccgctagcggtggcagcagcagcaacagcaaccagagTGCCTCGGCTAGTGGCGGCAGCAATGTGACTACCACATCATCAACCCaattggctgctgctgctgcacagcaAACGGCTGCAGCGGCGGCCACTGGTGCCGCTGCAGTAAAcgcagctgccgccgccgctgcagcagcggaTACAGAGAGCGATGACAGCGAGGTGGGACGACTGCAGGCGCTGCTTGAGGCACGCGGTCTGCCACCGCATCTGTTTGGGGCATTGGGACCACGAATGACGCACATACTCCATCGCACcattggcaacagcagcacatcGAAGGCAAATCAGCTGTTGCAGGGCTTGCAATCGCATGACGAGAGCCAGCAGCTCCAAGCTGCCATCGAGATGTGTCAAATGCTGGTTATGGGCAATGAGGATACGCTGGCCGGCTTCCCGGTGAAGCAGGTTGTGCCGGCACTGATTCAACTGCTGCGTATGGAGCACAACTTCGATATCATGAACAATGCGTGCCGCGCCCTGGCCTACATGCTGGAGGCGTTGCCCCGTTCTGCTGGAACGGTGGTAGAAGCTGTGCCCGTATTCCTCGAGAAGCTGCAGGTCATCCAGTGCATGGACGTGGCTGAGCAGAGTCTGACCGCATTAGAGATACTGTCCCGTCGCCACAACAAGGCCATACTGCAGGCAAACGGCATCAGCGCTTGCCTCACTTATCTGGACTTCTTCTCGATTGTAGCGCAACGAGCTGCTTTGTCCATCACCGCCAACTGCTGCCAGAACATGCACTCCGAGGAGTTTCATTTTGTGTCCGACAGTTTACCGCAGCTGGCCCGATTGCTCTCGCAGCCGGACAAAAAGTGTGTGGACAGCGTCTGCACCGCCTTTTGGCGCCTCGTCGAGAGTTTCCCACACGACGGCAAACGATTACAGCAGATTGCAAGCCCTGATCTACTCAAGAATTGCCAGCAACTGCTGGTGGTGACGCCTGCCATTCTCAACACCGGCACCTTTACCAACGTCGTTCGCATGCTGAGCCTAATGTGCGCCGCCTGCCCCGACCTGGCTATCTCATTGCTGCGCAACGATATTGCCGCTACATTGCTATACTTGTTGACGGGCAACGCAGAGCCGGCGGCTGCAAGTGCCACTCATGTGGAACTGGTGACTCGTCCGCCATTGGAGCTTCTGGAGTTGACTTGCCTCATTGGCGAACTGATGCCGCGTCTGCCGCTGGATGGCATATTTGCCGTAGATGCGCTGCTGGATCGACCCACGCTCAATACACAGGATCAGGTGCAGTGGCAATGGCGCGATGATCGCGGAGCCTGGCACAACTATTCCACCATCGATTCGCGTCTTATTGAGGCTGCGCATCAGAGCAGCGAGGATGAGATCAACTTGAGCACTTTGGGACGCACATATACCGTCGATTTCCATGCCATGCAACAGATCAACGAAGACACCGGCACCACAAGGTTTGTGCAGCGCAAGCTCAATCCCAATTATGTGGCGCCCGCTGCTGCCGGACAGGATTTAAGCACAACCGGTGCTTCGGCTTCTACTTCGGCCGCAGCAAGCGgctccagcagcaacaacaacaacaatatcactAGCTCCAGCGCCAACTCTGCCAACAGTAATGCAAACCAAGCCAAACGTCGTCCCTCATTGGATGCGCGCATCGCCTGCTTGAAGGAGGAGCGCGGCTTGGCTGCTGATTTTATTAAGAACATTTTCAATGTACTCTACGAGGTATACAGCTCGTCAGCTGGTCCCAATGTGCGTTATAAGTGCCTGCGCGCCCTGCTGCGCATGGTCTACTATGCGACCCCGGAGTTGCTGCGTCAGGTGCTTAAGTATCAGTTGGTATCGAGTCACATTGCCGGCATGCTGGGCAGCAATGACTTGCGCATCGTTGTGGGCGCTCtccaaatggccgagatattgATGCGCCAGCTGCCTGATGTCTTTGGCACACACTTCAGACGCGAAGGCGTCATTTATCAGTTCACCCAGTTGACCGATCCCAGCAATCCCATTTGCGCCAATCCATCACCCAAGCCACTGAGCACCAGTGGCAGTCagctggccacgcccacaaccAATGCAGGTGGCTCACAGAGTGCACCCGCTTCGGCGAATAGCTTGCAAGTGAATCCCTTCTTCATGGACAATGTCACAGCTCCGTCAACAGGCTCGAGCAGTGCCAGTGGCACGCCCAGCAGCTCCAAGCATCAATCGTACAGCGTCAAGAGTTTCTCGCATGCCATGAATGCGCTCACCGCCAGTGCCAATGCAGTgcccaagcagcagcagagttcGTCTGCATCAGCTGCTGATGGCACTGGCTATAATTACAGCAGCTCGGCGCCCTCGTCGTCCGCctcagcggcaacagcagcgggaGGAGCAGGTGCAGGATCAGCCCCAGCAGcgtattttgttgctgccacatcaGCCACTGATCCACGCCAGTATCTAAACTTTCAACAACCGGCGGCGCCTTTGCCGGCAGCACAACTGGAACTGGTGCCAACGGGCAGCGGtggtcaacagcagcagcaacagctgtcGACGCAAGTCATCTACAATAGCTCCCAAGGAGTCGCTAGttatcaacagcagcagcagaatttGATTGTGGCATCAACCAGTGCAGCGgcggcaaacaacaacagcggcagtgGCAGTAACAATTGCTCGTCATCGGCGTTGCAGCACAAGATGACGGACATGCTGAAGCGTAAGGCGCCGCCCAAGCGCAAGTCGCAAAGCAGCGGACGCGCCAAGTCGCGACAAGAGGACTCCGCAgcagctgtggctgctgctagCTCGGCTAGTTCAGCGATGCACGAGCTGCTCAGCCGTGCCACAA GTCTCGGTAGCAACACTGGCGGTCGCAACACACCCAGCTCTGGCTCAGGATCAGGGTCGAGCAATTCCAAGTCGCGTTTCAGCGCCGGCAACACAAACAATGCGAGCGGCTCCTCAACGAAATCATCGTTTCTGGCATCGCTTAATCCGGCACGTTGGGGCCGGCAAACggcgcatcatcatcaccatcagcagcaacaacagtctTCGTCGCATCACGGACTGACCAAagacaacagcggcagcagcagcagtggagGAGCTTGCAGCACCTCAGCTGGCTTGGCCTACGCAGGATCACAGCACGGCGGTGCTGCTGGCATGAATGCCGCAGCAGTTGCCGCAAGCATCAGCAAGAGCATTTCGCATGCCAATCTCATTGCGGCCGCAAATCGCGAGCGTGCCCGCCAATGGGTGCGAGAACAGGCCATTGATTTTGTTAAGCGCTACACGGAGCAGGAGGCACGCCGCAGTAAGCGAGACAGTGACAGCAACTGCGGAACGGGCACTGGCGCTGGTGGCTCTGGCTTGGGGTCGTCAGCATCGGCTGCATCAGCTACCACGTCGCTGGCGAGTACCAGTGTACTGGAGCGGCTGTCGAGCATTTTGCTCAAGCTAAACGGAAGTTATCACGACTGTCTGGATGCGCTGCTTGAGCTGAAGACAATCCTGCTGGAAAGCGACATATCACCATTTGAAGTGAACCATTCGGGTCTCATCAAAGCAATGCTCAACTATATGACCAGCGAGTCGGGTCTGGTGGATCGCGATGCTCGTCTGCGCAGCTTTATGCACGTTTTTGCCGGACTGCCGTTGGAGCCGTTGCTCCAGAATGTTGGACAATTGCCAACCATTGAGCCGCTGGCGTATGGCGCATTTGTGGCCAAGCTGAATGCTTGCGTCACACAATTGGAGCAATTTCCTGTCAAGGTGCATGATTTCCAAGCTGGTCCAGGTGGTCGGTCCAATCAAAGTGCTCTGCGGTTCTTCAATACGCATCAATTGAAG TGCAACTTGCAGCGGCATCCACAGTGCAGCAATCTGCGTCAATGGAAGGGCGGCACCGTTAAGATCGATCCCTTGGCTATGGTCCAGGCAATCGAACGATATCTGGTGGTGCGCGGCTATGGTGGCATTCGCGCCGACTCTGATGATGACAGCGAAGAGGATATGGATGAcaatgtggctgctgttgtaaTGACACAGTCGGGTTTCAAGCACAAGCTACAATTCCTCATTGGGGAGCATGTGCTCCCCTATAACATGACCGTCTATCAGGCTGTCAAACAGTTCTCGCCGCTGGTCAATGAGCAACACGAAACGGACAACGAATCCGAGATGCTTTTAG gcaacagcagcatttgGGTGCAACAGCATACTATTTACTATCGTCCAGTGGAAGAGGAGGGCATTGGCTCCGGAGCGAACAGctcttgcagcagcagcagcaataaccaGGTTCATGGCCAGCACAAGGCCAGTAGTGGCAGCAACACGTCCAGTTCATCCCACGTGGCTACCTCATCATGCTCCTCATCGTCCTCGGCAGCCACATCGAGTGGTGGCAAAAAATCGCACAAATCTAGTAGTAAATTCATGCGCAAAAAGACGGAGCTCTGGCACGAGGGCATCGCTCCAGCTTTATTGTCGCCACTGAAACAGTTCCTGAGCAGCTGTTTGCCCCCCGATGTGGTAACTGTGCAGGATGCTTCATTGGATGCCCTTTGCATGTTGCGAGTCATACACGCCCTCAATCGTCACTGGGAGCATCTCTACGGTTGCGTTGTGCGCCAGAATATTATTCCCCAGTCTGAGTTTGTACATCCGAAGATCACGGCAAAGGCGAATCGACAGCTGCAGGACCCACTGGTCATTATGACTGGCAATCTACCACAATGGCTGCCTCAGATTGGCATGGCTTGTCCCTTCCTCTTCCCATTCGAGACGCGACATTTGCTCTTCTATGCGACCAGCTTTGATCGGGATCGTGCTCTACAACGCCTTTTAGACACAACACCAGATCTGAATGCAGCCGAATCATCGGAGCGTGTTGCTCCACGTCTCGACAGACGCAAGCGGGCTATTTCACGTGCCGAACTGCTCAAGCAGGCGGAACACATACTCCAGGACTTCGGCAACTCGAAGGCTCTGCTCGAGATTCAGTACGAGAATGAAGTGGGCACTGGACTGGGACCCACTTTGGAGTTTTATGCTCTCGTCTCGGCTGAATTGCAGCGCACTGATCTTGGACTCTGGAATGGCAGTGACAGTTATCGCCACAATTCATCCAATATTGCGGATGTTGTCAAGTCATCTAGCGCAATGCTGCACATTGAGGATGCGTCTGAAGCAACCAGCGAAgtggcaactgcagcaactaCTCTGGTTAGCagcaccaccaccacaacAGCCACCGCACATTTGACCCGCTCGAGCAGTCGCAGCAATGCCCTGcgcaaccaacagcaacagcagcaccaggCGGAGCACAGCTCTACCAGTGCAGGAACTAATGATAACGCTTTAAATATGATCATTGCACAGCAGTATAGTGATATGGCTGCCACCGACGGcggcagcacaacaacagcaaacgcatCGCAAGTGCTCGaccaacagacaacaacaaccacagtcACAACGACGACACCAATGGGAACAACAATTGCCACAGCCACCTCAATGGTTAGCTATGTGCACACTGCACACGGTTTATTCCCGCTGCCGTTGGGCAAATCCTCCAAGTTGCCACAGATGACCAAAGCCAaatcgaaattcaaattccTGGGCAAGTTTATGGCCAAGGCGGTGATGGATAGCCGCATG ttggaCTTGCCGTTCTCATTACCCTTCTATCGCTGGCTGGTCAGCGAGGAGCACTCAATTGGCCTGGCTGATTTGTTGCGTGTGGCACCCGAGGTACAAAGCACTTTGGTGCGACTACAAGATATGGTGCGACAGCGCGAGGACATTGAATCCGATgctaatttaaattccatAGAGAAAAGCGAGAAG ATTGAGCAACTGGACTTGGATGGTTGTCCAATAGCTGACTTGGGGCTGGACTTTGTGCTACCAGGACATGCCAATATTGAACTATGCCGTGGCGGACGGGATACGCCCGTTACCGTGCACAATCTCCATAAATACATTTCGTTGGTCACTTACTGGTTTCTCATCGAGGGCGTGCAAAAACAATTCGAGGCTCTGCGAGAGG GTTTCGATTCAATTTTCCCCATACAACGTTTGCGCATGTTCTATCCAGAGGAGCTGGAGTGCGTCTTTTGCGGTTCGGGCAGCGAACAGCATCAACGCTGGGATCTCAAAATGCTGCAGGACAGCTGCCGCACTGATCACGGCTTCCATCAGGAATCTCAGGCCATACAATATTTGTATGAGATTCTCGCCTCATACAATCGTGATGAGCAGCGCGCATTTTTGCAGTTCGTGACTGGATCACCGCGTCTGCCGACTGGGGGATTCAAGGCACTCACCCCGCCTCTAACCATTGTGCGCAAGACGTTGGATGGGAATCAGAATCCCAATGATTATCTACCATCTGTGATGACCTGTGTCAACTATCTAAAGTTGCCGGACTACTCCAATCGCGATGTGATGCGGCAGAAACTGAAAGTGGCTGCCAACGAAGGCAGCATGTCGTTCCATCTATCTTAA